From Denitrovibrio acetiphilus DSM 12809, the proteins below share one genomic window:
- a CDS encoding radical SAM protein, which yields MRAHTDKYNFLFGPVPSRRLGRSLGVDIIPHKICTLNCIYCEVGRTTECTAERRRFENPDDILAEFRENYPHLKDDLDVVTITGAGEPTLNIDMGYIIKGLKEISEHPVAVLTNSTLLTDKNVQAELMELDVVVPSLDAVSEEAYRRVCAPERSLDIKAINEALVEFSHKFQGKLLVEVLLCEGINDNMEELKKIAGIIKRCRYDVVQLNTVYRPPAFARAKTVPEKTLIDTALYFKSEGINVESVGNYIKELSGGSLNEDQLKRLLTMRPCSAEDIASVFGVEAAIVKEVIDALNSDHLRVSEYNGDKFYFIES from the coding sequence ATGAGAGCACACACTGATAAATATAATTTTCTTTTCGGGCCTGTCCCTTCCCGTAGACTGGGGAGGTCTTTAGGGGTAGATATAATCCCCCACAAAATATGCACACTGAATTGTATATACTGTGAGGTGGGGCGCACTACAGAATGTACTGCAGAGAGGAGACGTTTTGAAAATCCTGATGACATACTTGCAGAGTTTCGTGAGAATTATCCGCATCTCAAAGATGATCTGGATGTCGTTACTATCACCGGAGCGGGCGAACCGACGCTGAATATTGATATGGGATATATTATAAAAGGCTTAAAAGAGATCAGCGAACATCCTGTCGCCGTGCTTACTAACAGCACTTTGCTGACGGACAAAAATGTTCAGGCTGAGCTCATGGAACTTGATGTCGTTGTGCCAAGTCTGGATGCTGTCAGCGAAGAAGCATACCGGAGAGTTTGTGCCCCTGAAAGATCGCTAGATATTAAGGCGATAAATGAGGCTCTTGTTGAGTTTTCCCATAAGTTTCAAGGTAAGCTTCTGGTTGAGGTTCTGCTTTGTGAAGGGATAAACGACAATATGGAAGAGCTGAAGAAGATTGCTGGCATCATCAAAAGGTGCAGATATGACGTTGTGCAGTTAAATACTGTGTATCGCCCGCCTGCTTTCGCCAGAGCCAAGACTGTGCCTGAGAAAACGCTTATAGACACTGCACTGTATTTTAAATCTGAAGGTATAAATGTCGAGTCTGTCGGAAACTACATCAAAGAGCTTTCCGGTGGTTCGTTGAACGAAGACCAGCTTAAACGTTTGCTGACGATGCGCCCTTGCTCTGCAGAAGATATTGCTTCAGTTTTCGGAGTGGAAGCGGCAATTGTAAAAGAGGTGATCGACGCGCTGAACAGTGACCACCTCAGAGTATCTGAATATAACGGTGATAAATTCTATTTTATTGAAAGCTGA
- a CDS encoding hydrogenase small subunit has translation MSLRQILQSYDVSRRDFMKYCTALSATLALPPAFAPQIAEALENEDNRPPVIWMEFQSCSGDSESILRSGRPKVGDLILDVLSVDYMEVIMAASGHLAEEAKEKTMEQYKGQYLLIIEGAIPVDDDGVYCCIAGDSAVNHLKKAAEGAAAVIAVGNCACFGGIPAGYPNPTGAKGVQKIISGKPIINLSGCPANSDNITALIVHYLVFGSLPAVDRHLRPKFAYGKRIHDNCERRGHFDAGQFVEKWGDEGHRNGWCLYKMGCKGPETFHNCPTLRFNDGLSWPVMAGHGCVGCAEPGFIDTMAPFYRRLPSVPGFGVESTATKLGLKILGVSAAVFGVHGMISFFRNKDIVQQVESEHLDNEDKKEN, from the coding sequence ATGAGCCTAAGACAGATTCTCCAGAGCTATGATGTCAGTAGAAGGGATTTCATGAAGTACTGCACAGCCCTTAGTGCAACACTTGCCCTCCCCCCTGCATTCGCTCCGCAGATAGCGGAAGCTCTCGAAAACGAAGACAACAGACCACCCGTTATCTGGATGGAGTTCCAGAGCTGCTCAGGCGACTCTGAATCTATCCTCCGCTCCGGCAGACCAAAGGTCGGAGACCTTATCCTCGACGTCCTCTCAGTGGACTATATGGAAGTAATAATGGCGGCTTCGGGGCACCTTGCTGAAGAAGCGAAAGAAAAAACAATGGAGCAATACAAAGGTCAGTATCTCCTCATTATCGAGGGTGCAATCCCCGTCGATGACGACGGCGTATACTGCTGCATTGCAGGTGATTCTGCAGTTAACCACCTTAAAAAGGCTGCGGAAGGTGCTGCGGCAGTCATAGCTGTCGGGAACTGTGCCTGCTTTGGCGGCATACCTGCCGGTTATCCAAACCCCACAGGCGCAAAAGGCGTGCAGAAGATCATCAGCGGCAAACCTATTATAAATCTTTCAGGTTGCCCTGCCAACAGCGACAATATAACCGCACTGATCGTACATTATCTAGTATTCGGCTCACTGCCCGCTGTTGACAGACATCTCCGTCCGAAATTCGCATACGGCAAACGCATCCACGACAACTGTGAACGCAGAGGTCACTTTGATGCGGGACAGTTTGTTGAAAAATGGGGAGACGAAGGTCACCGCAACGGATGGTGTCTTTATAAAATGGGCTGTAAAGGTCCTGAAACATTCCATAACTGCCCGACCCTACGGTTTAACGATGGTCTTAGCTGGCCTGTTATGGCTGGTCACGGCTGCGTTGGCTGCGCAGAGCCCGGTTTCATAGACACTATGGCTCCATTCTACCGCAGACTCCCATCTGTTCCGGGGTTTGGCGTTGAATCAACAGCAACCAAACTAGGGCTGAAGATACTCGGTGTATCAGCGGCAGTATTCGGCGTTCACGGCATGATCAGCTTCTTCCGGAATAAAGATATAGTCCAGCAGGTTGAAAGTGAACACCTCGACAACGAAGACAAGAAGGAGAATTAA
- a CDS encoding nickel-dependent hydrogenase large subunit, which translates to MAERIVVDPITRIEGHLRIEAKVENGKIVDAWSSGTMFRGIEKILNGRDPRDAWYITQRFCGVCTTVHSIASIRAVENALGIKVPYNAELIRNIIMGSQYIQDHVVHFYHLHALDWVDITSALQADPKKTAALQQSVSDWKYSSEDYFRGIQERIGAFVKTGRLGPFANAYWGHSAYKLPPEANLMATAHYLQALELQKEIIKIHAVLGSKNPHPQTFLVGGMAIPIDPNSQNAINADKIAMLLEYNKLAVEFVEQVYVPDILAVAPFYLDWAGIGAGHKNYMSYGEFPETQLGYPNDMWLPSGIIKGGDLSNIIEVDQAKIAEDSAHAWYVDKSAKHPYDGSTERHYTGPKPPYDFLDVEKEYSYVKAPRYEGEPMEVGPLARMLVAYAKGHPEVKAVVDAVLGKLNAGPEVLFSTLGRTAARAIESLVTAKRVDKWIMDLATNIKSGDYQVHAGSKWEPSTWPSVAKGYGYHEAPRGALGHWIVIKDGAIKNYQAVVPSTWNAGPMDKGDVHGPYEQSLIGTPIADPDKPLEILRTIHSFDPCLACAVHLYDEKDKLRSKVKIL; encoded by the coding sequence ATGGCTGAAAGGATAGTAGTAGACCCCATCACCAGAATTGAGGGGCACCTTAGAATAGAAGCCAAAGTTGAAAACGGAAAAATCGTGGATGCATGGTCCAGCGGAACAATGTTTCGCGGTATCGAGAAGATACTAAACGGGCGCGACCCGAGAGATGCGTGGTACATAACCCAGCGTTTCTGCGGTGTCTGCACAACAGTTCACTCCATAGCATCAATCCGTGCCGTTGAAAACGCACTTGGCATAAAAGTTCCTTATAATGCGGAACTGATTAGAAACATAATAATGGGCTCTCAATACATACAGGATCACGTGGTGCATTTTTATCACCTCCACGCACTTGACTGGGTTGATATAACAAGCGCACTGCAAGCAGATCCTAAAAAAACCGCAGCTTTACAACAGTCTGTTTCCGACTGGAAATACAGCTCGGAAGACTATTTCAGAGGCATTCAGGAACGCATCGGCGCATTTGTCAAAACCGGCAGGCTCGGACCTTTTGCAAACGCCTACTGGGGACATTCCGCCTACAAGCTCCCCCCTGAGGCAAACCTCATGGCAACAGCTCATTACCTTCAGGCTCTTGAGCTTCAGAAAGAGATAATTAAAATCCACGCCGTGCTCGGTTCTAAAAATCCTCACCCGCAGACATTCCTTGTGGGCGGCATGGCTATACCCATCGACCCGAACAGCCAGAACGCAATCAACGCAGACAAAATAGCAATGCTCCTTGAGTACAACAAGCTGGCAGTGGAGTTTGTTGAGCAGGTATACGTACCGGACATTCTCGCTGTCGCCCCTTTCTATCTCGACTGGGCAGGGATAGGCGCAGGACATAAAAACTATATGTCTTACGGTGAATTCCCTGAGACACAGCTCGGCTACCCTAACGACATGTGGCTTCCGTCAGGTATCATCAAAGGCGGAGATCTGTCTAACATCATAGAAGTTGATCAGGCAAAAATAGCAGAGGATTCCGCACACGCATGGTATGTGGATAAATCCGCTAAACACCCGTACGACGGTTCCACCGAAAGACATTATACAGGACCGAAACCTCCGTATGATTTCCTCGATGTCGAAAAAGAATACTCATATGTAAAAGCCCCAAGGTACGAAGGCGAGCCTATGGAAGTAGGTCCGCTTGCCCGTATGCTTGTTGCATATGCTAAAGGTCACCCTGAAGTGAAAGCTGTCGTAGATGCTGTTCTCGGCAAACTTAACGCAGGACCGGAAGTTCTCTTCTCTACTCTGGGACGTACAGCAGCAAGAGCCATAGAGTCACTTGTCACAGCCAAGCGTGTTGATAAGTGGATAATGGATCTCGCAACGAATATTAAATCAGGAGACTATCAGGTACATGCCGGAAGCAAGTGGGAACCAAGCACATGGCCTTCAGTAGCCAAAGGCTACGGCTACCATGAAGCTCCACGGGGCGCCCTCGGACACTGGATAGTTATCAAAGACGGCGCAATAAAAAACTATCAGGCAGTAGTACCTTCAACATGGAATGCAGGCCCGATGGACAAAGGCGATGTACACGGTCCATACGAGCAGTCTCTGATAGGAACACCTATCGCAGACCCTGACAAGCCGCTTGAGATATTGAGAACAATACACTCATTCGACCCTTGCCTTGCCTGTGCGGTACACCTTTATGACGAAAAAGATAAACTACGCTCAAAGGTAAAAATACTATAA
- a CDS encoding hydrogenase maturation protease → MNLLVLGIGNLVMNDDAAGVLVAQELAPKFNNKRDDLLVLDGGTLGLDLLGYIEWADRLVLVDAVELDLKPGTVVKLEGDDIDTAFESKLSAHQMGMKDMLLTAELIGHRPAEIVFYGIQAETVQMDMELSEAVKANMPKLTSHVAAEIEAFMNPPDSL, encoded by the coding sequence ATGAATTTACTAGTGCTGGGAATAGGAAATCTTGTAATGAACGATGACGCCGCCGGCGTGCTTGTGGCACAGGAGCTAGCTCCTAAGTTTAACAACAAACGTGACGACCTTCTGGTACTGGACGGCGGAACCCTCGGGCTCGACCTGCTCGGGTACATCGAGTGGGCAGACAGGCTTGTTCTTGTTGACGCCGTGGAGCTGGATCTTAAGCCGGGGACAGTCGTGAAACTTGAAGGGGACGACATAGATACCGCCTTTGAAAGCAAGCTTTCTGCTCACCAGATGGGGATGAAAGACATGCTGCTCACTGCGGAGCTGATAGGACACCGCCCGGCTGAAATAGTTTTTTACGGGATACAGGCGGAAACGGTGCAGATGGACATGGAGTTGTCCGAAGCCGTTAAAGCCAACATGCCAAAACTCACATCTCACGTTGCAGCAGAAATTGAAGCATTCATGAATCCGCCTGACAGTTTGTAA
- a CDS encoding tetratricopeptide repeat protein: MKQLDSKQAYELAMKYHQKGELAKAEQLYGAVLEVDRHNADAMHYLGLIHIANGKTESALELMKQAVSLDKTNPVFHNNLGEIYRQTGQFEHAEFHLSSAAELKPNYSDAFSNLGLLYKERGLVNDAKYCFAEALQSDPKNLSALINTGNLFNSEGSYEDAIQCYEAALEISPDNPNALASAGAAYYKTGEYNTSAKYYSRLVNGHPELHRDRVNLALITLRNKDFRKGFQLYESRFKYLDVMEGAQEKLWRGTNLKDKTLYVYNEKSGLSGFGDTILFARYILELEKYEPSKVIFRVQPELETLFRENMPENIEVTSESCADYDVHSPLLSLPLVLNARAKTIPHSEGYLKADSKKVQIFSEEMLTEKTKIGIVFQTSKDHTDHEKRSLTQESFSSLYNNSSVKLFHIGKETAETPLDKTVTDMNEKINDFSDTAAIIENLDMVITADTSVAHLAGAMGKKTALLIDHLHDWRWFNAKEGKQSEWYSSVTFHIKEKGSSWFDVVSSINI, encoded by the coding sequence ATGAAACAGTTAGACTCCAAACAGGCTTATGAGCTTGCAATGAAATACCACCAGAAGGGCGAACTTGCGAAAGCAGAGCAGCTTTACGGTGCCGTGCTTGAAGTTGACAGGCATAACGCCGACGCCATGCACTATCTGGGACTGATACATATCGCAAACGGAAAAACAGAAAGCGCTCTGGAACTGATGAAGCAAGCTGTCTCACTGGATAAAACCAACCCTGTGTTTCATAACAACCTCGGTGAAATTTATCGTCAGACAGGTCAGTTTGAACATGCAGAATTTCATCTCTCCTCTGCTGCGGAACTAAAACCAAACTACTCCGATGCATTCTCCAACCTCGGGCTGCTGTATAAGGAACGGGGACTCGTCAATGATGCAAAATACTGCTTTGCCGAAGCACTACAGAGTGACCCTAAGAACCTTAGCGCACTCATAAACACAGGCAATCTCTTCAACAGCGAAGGCTCATACGAAGACGCCATACAGTGCTATGAAGCAGCACTTGAAATCTCTCCGGACAACCCCAACGCACTTGCCAGCGCCGGAGCGGCATATTATAAGACAGGGGAATATAATACTTCTGCAAAATACTACAGCAGACTGGTTAACGGACACCCTGAGCTCCACAGAGACAGAGTTAACCTTGCACTTATCACTTTACGAAACAAAGACTTTCGGAAGGGATTTCAACTCTACGAATCCCGTTTTAAATATCTGGATGTCATGGAAGGCGCGCAGGAAAAACTGTGGCGTGGAACAAATCTTAAAGATAAAACTCTTTACGTTTACAATGAGAAAAGCGGTCTTTCAGGTTTCGGGGATACTATACTTTTCGCACGCTACATTCTGGAGCTTGAAAAGTATGAGCCGTCAAAGGTGATATTTCGTGTCCAGCCGGAGCTTGAAACACTTTTCAGAGAAAACATGCCGGAAAATATTGAAGTAACATCAGAAAGCTGTGCAGATTATGACGTGCACTCCCCTCTTCTCTCTCTGCCTCTGGTGCTGAATGCCAGAGCCAAAACGATTCCTCACTCTGAAGGATATCTTAAGGCTGACAGCAAAAAAGTGCAGATTTTCTCAGAAGAGATGCTGACTGAAAAAACTAAAATCGGGATTGTCTTTCAGACAAGCAAAGATCATACAGACCATGAAAAGCGATCTTTAACACAAGAGTCTTTCTCCTCATTATACAATAACAGCAGCGTCAAACTTTTTCACATAGGCAAAGAAACAGCGGAAACACCTCTGGACAAGACCGTCACTGACATGAATGAAAAGATAAACGATTTTTCAGACACGGCAGCTATCATAGAAAATCTTGACATGGTTATAACCGCAGACACTTCAGTGGCGCACCTTGCAGGAGCAATGGGAAAAAAGACCGCACTGCTTATCGACCACCTCCACGACTGGCGCTGGTTCAATGCAAAAGAGGGAAAACAGAGTGAATGGTACTCAAGCGTAACCTTTCACATCAAAGAGAAAGGCTCATCATGGTTTGATGTGGTATCATCGATAAACATATAA
- the lysA gene encoding diaminopimelate decarboxylase: MSSFQYKNETLHCENVSLKQIAEEVGTPFYVYSANGLRKRFREFDNAFEGMDRIVCYAVKACGNIGVLALLGSEGSGADIVSGGELHRALKAGMDKNKIVFAGVGKTEEEIKFGISSDILMFNAESRQEIDLINKCAGEMNATARIAIRVNPDVDAKTHPYISTGLKKNKFGIPVDKAKEDYIYASSLPNIEAVGIHCHIGSQLTEISPFRDAAAILVKLIKDLRKNGVNIKYLDLGGGLGITYHDEHAPSHKEYAEAIKEVIRDEDFTLVFEPGRNISGNAGALVTKVLYTKETEEKSFKIVDAAMNDLARPSLYNAYHEVQAVDSTEKMFTGDIVGPICESSDFLAKDRNMPNVKRGGLYAVMDTGAYGMTMASNYNSRPRVPEILVDGENYHIVRRRETYDDLTGPEGIPKYLRTK, encoded by the coding sequence GTGAGCAGTTTTCAATATAAAAACGAAACACTCCACTGTGAGAATGTTTCTCTGAAGCAAATTGCCGAAGAGGTCGGGACTCCATTTTATGTATACAGTGCGAACGGTTTGCGTAAAAGATTCCGAGAATTCGACAACGCATTTGAAGGCATGGACAGGATAGTTTGCTACGCGGTCAAAGCTTGTGGAAACATCGGAGTTCTGGCTTTGCTCGGTTCCGAAGGGTCCGGAGCGGATATTGTCTCTGGCGGCGAACTTCACAGAGCTTTAAAAGCCGGTATGGATAAAAACAAAATAGTTTTTGCCGGAGTGGGTAAAACAGAAGAGGAAATAAAATTCGGCATAAGCTCAGACATCCTGATGTTCAACGCAGAATCCCGTCAGGAGATAGACCTTATCAATAAATGTGCAGGTGAAATGAATGCAACGGCAAGGATAGCCATCCGTGTTAATCCCGATGTTGATGCAAAAACTCACCCATATATCTCCACCGGACTGAAGAAAAACAAATTCGGCATACCTGTCGATAAAGCAAAAGAAGACTATATCTATGCCAGCTCACTGCCGAACATCGAAGCAGTAGGCATACACTGTCATATCGGCTCACAGCTAACGGAGATATCTCCCTTCAGAGATGCAGCAGCGATACTTGTCAAACTCATAAAAGACCTTCGTAAAAACGGAGTAAACATAAAATATCTGGATCTCGGCGGAGGGTTAGGAATAACTTATCACGACGAGCATGCACCGTCTCATAAAGAGTATGCCGAAGCTATAAAGGAAGTCATAAGAGATGAAGATTTCACACTTGTCTTCGAGCCTGGACGAAACATATCGGGAAATGCAGGTGCGCTGGTAACAAAAGTGCTCTATACCAAAGAAACTGAAGAAAAAAGTTTTAAGATTGTCGATGCGGCAATGAACGATCTCGCCAGACCATCCCTCTATAATGCATACCACGAGGTTCAGGCTGTGGACAGCACAGAAAAGATGTTCACCGGAGACATTGTCGGTCCGATATGCGAATCGAGCGATTTTCTGGCAAAAGACCGCAATATGCCCAATGTGAAACGTGGCGGGCTATATGCTGTAATGGATACAGGTGCTTACGGTATGACCATGGCATCAAACTATAACTCACGCCCCCGTGTACCTGAAATATTAGTTGACGGAGAAAATTATCACATAGTCAGAAGACGCGAAACATACGACGACCTCACTGGTCCTGAAGGAATCCCTAAATATCTGAGGACAAAATGA
- the dapF gene encoding diaminopimelate epimerase — translation MNIPFYKMSGAGNDFIFIDNRDGKADGIDRQTLVTKTCARNISVGADGMMLIENSDKADFKWRFYNCDGSEAEMCGNGARCAGRFAYLNNITGEKMTFETLAGIIEAEIKEGVNVKVQLTTPFDEKSDYQIELDEKKLDISSVNTGVPHAVMFCNDIENIDIMKLGSGIRYHSHFEPAGTNTNFCEMNKDGVLRVRTYERGVEGETMACGTGCVACALFAVKKGLTKSPVKCKTTSGLMLTVYLENGKVYLEGEARVVYKGELTNEAYTY, via the coding sequence ATGAACATACCATTTTACAAAATGAGCGGAGCCGGAAACGACTTCATCTTTATCGACAACAGAGACGGCAAAGCTGACGGGATAGACCGTCAGACACTTGTAACAAAAACATGTGCGAGAAATATTTCTGTCGGAGCTGACGGAATGATGCTGATAGAGAATAGCGACAAAGCAGATTTTAAATGGCGTTTTTACAATTGTGACGGCTCAGAAGCAGAAATGTGCGGAAACGGTGCAAGATGCGCCGGACGCTTCGCATATCTCAACAACATAACAGGTGAGAAAATGACCTTTGAAACCCTCGCCGGAATAATCGAGGCGGAGATTAAAGAAGGCGTTAATGTCAAAGTCCAGCTCACAACTCCTTTTGATGAAAAGTCAGACTATCAGATAGAACTCGACGAAAAGAAACTGGATATCAGCAGTGTTAACACAGGTGTGCCTCATGCTGTTATGTTCTGTAACGACATAGAAAACATAGACATAATGAAACTCGGAAGCGGCATACGCTACCACAGCCACTTCGAACCGGCAGGCACAAACACCAATTTCTGCGAGATGAACAAAGACGGCGTACTGCGTGTGCGTACCTATGAAAGGGGTGTCGAGGGCGAAACCATGGCTTGCGGCACCGGATGTGTGGCATGTGCTCTCTTCGCCGTCAAAAAAGGACTGACTAAAAGCCCTGTCAAATGCAAAACTACAAGCGGTCTGATGCTCACTGTCTATCTGGAAAACGGCAAAGTTTACCTTGAAGGTGAAGCCAGAGTGGTTTATAAAGGTGAACTCACCAATGAGGCTTACACCTACTGA
- the dapA gene encoding 4-hydroxy-tetrahydrodipicolinate synthase, with the protein MFKGSYVAIVTPFADGKVDEKALRALVDYQIERGTDGIVPCGTSGESATLTYEEHCQVIDIVIDQTNKRVPVVAGTGSNSTHETVYFTEHAKKAGADGALLITPYYNKPSQEGLYQHYKYIAERVDIPIIMYNVPGRTACNMLPETVIKLSKIPNIVSIKEASGSMDQAAAIIGGTDGDFGLLAGEDALIYPLLCIGSKGVISASVNACPAEVAEMYDAFTSGNIERAKELHFMLLPLFDSFFMETNPVPVKRALELMGLVGPEIRLPLMGMTPEGTAKMKAIMEQVGIL; encoded by the coding sequence ATGTTTAAAGGAAGCTACGTTGCAATCGTGACCCCTTTCGCTGACGGAAAGGTTGACGAAAAAGCACTAAGAGCTCTGGTTGACTACCAGATAGAAAGAGGCACTGACGGCATTGTTCCATGCGGGACATCCGGCGAATCTGCCACGCTCACATACGAAGAACACTGTCAGGTGATAGATATAGTTATCGACCAGACCAACAAGCGTGTGCCTGTCGTAGCGGGGACAGGTTCCAACTCCACCCATGAGACAGTATACTTTACAGAACACGCAAAAAAGGCAGGTGCAGATGGCGCACTCCTTATCACACCATACTACAACAAACCTTCTCAGGAAGGGCTTTACCAGCACTATAAATATATTGCGGAGCGGGTTGACATTCCTATTATCATGTATAACGTTCCAGGAAGAACAGCTTGTAATATGCTCCCAGAAACAGTTATAAAACTGTCCAAAATCCCTAACATCGTCTCTATAAAAGAGGCGAGCGGGTCTATGGATCAGGCAGCAGCTATAATAGGCGGCACAGATGGCGATTTCGGTCTTCTTGCCGGAGAGGACGCACTCATTTACCCTCTTCTCTGTATTGGCTCCAAAGGTGTAATTTCCGCATCTGTTAACGCCTGTCCAGCAGAAGTTGCAGAGATGTATGATGCATTCACTTCAGGAAACATAGAAAGAGCTAAAGAGCTTCACTTTATGCTTCTCCCTCTTTTCGATTCTTTCTTCATGGAAACAAATCCTGTCCCTGTTAAAAGAGCCTTGGAGCTGATGGGGCTTGTAGGACCGGAGATCAGACTTCCTCTGATGGGCATGACACCTGAAGGCACTGCCAAAATGAAGGCAATCATGGAGCAGGTCGGGATTTTATGA
- the dapB gene encoding 4-hydroxy-tetrahydrodipicolinate reductase, whose protein sequence is MSKVKIAMVGAAGKMGRRIISLITEDERCELNGALEHSACPFLGHDAGDVAGCGKLSVEITDDIDKAFDGCDVFIDFTGAEPTMANLSRFQKAGVPAVIGSTGMTTEQTKELEKLSSEMPVLFSPNMSVGVNLTFKILEMVTQAIGETWDIEIIEAHHRMKKDAPSGTAMRMGEVIANVLGRDIEKDGAFCRHGLIGERTDREIGMQTLRAGDIVGEHTAMFCTNGERIEITHRAHTRDMFAKGAISAAVWLKGRDNGFYNMFDVLGL, encoded by the coding sequence ATGAGTAAAGTAAAAATAGCAATGGTAGGCGCCGCAGGAAAAATGGGGCGCCGGATAATTTCACTGATCACAGAAGATGAAAGATGTGAACTCAACGGTGCACTGGAACACTCTGCATGTCCTTTTCTGGGGCACGATGCAGGAGATGTTGCCGGATGCGGCAAGCTGAGTGTTGAAATAACTGACGACATAGATAAAGCTTTTGACGGATGCGACGTCTTCATAGACTTCACCGGAGCAGAACCCACAATGGCAAACCTCAGCAGGTTCCAAAAGGCCGGAGTGCCCGCCGTCATAGGCAGCACAGGGATGACAACAGAGCAGACAAAAGAACTGGAAAAGCTTTCATCAGAGATGCCTGTTCTCTTTTCACCAAACATGAGTGTCGGTGTGAACCTCACTTTCAAAATACTTGAAATGGTTACGCAGGCTATCGGTGAAACATGGGATATAGAGATCATTGAAGCTCACCACCGCATGAAAAAAGATGCACCAAGCGGAACAGCCATGCGCATGGGCGAAGTCATTGCAAATGTACTGGGACGAGATATAGAAAAAGACGGCGCTTTCTGCCGCCACGGGCTCATAGGTGAAAGAACTGACAGAGAAATAGGTATGCAGACCTTGCGTGCTGGCGATATTGTCGGTGAGCACACTGCTATGTTCTGCACAAACGGCGAACGCATAGAGATTACACACAGAGCCCACACCAGAGATATGTTCGCAAAAGGAGCCATCTCCGCAGCCGTCTGGCTTAAAGGGAGAGATAACGGTTTTTACAACATGTTCGACGTATTGGGACTCTAG